The window GCGGCACCGATGAGTGTCGGCCCGTCGATGATTTCCCCGTAGAACAGGTAGCCGGCCAGACCAACCAGCACCAGCCGCAGATAGGTGATCGGGCCGAGGATGCTGGCCTCGCCGTGACGATAGGCCTGAATGTCGGCAATGCCGCGGGCGGCACCGGTGATGACCAGAAGGCCCGTGATCGCCCAGGCGAAGCCCGTCGGCGGCAGGCCCCAGCCGCCGGACATGAACGGCAGCGTTGCCAACGCGGTGATGATCACCGAGGAGGTGAAGGCCGAGAAGGGACCATCGGCCTCGGCCAGGCCGCGGGACTGCAGAAGCGCGATGGCGAAGAAGGCGGAGGAGCCGAGCGCGGCGAGCATCGCCGGGTGCAGGTCGCCGACGCCGGGACGCAGGATGATCAGCGCGCCGGCGAAACCGGCGGCGACGGCGGCCCAGCGGCGGGGGCCGACATGTTCGCCCAGCAGCGGCCCGGCAAGGATAGTGGCGAAGATCGGCGCGGTGAAGAACAGGATCGCGGCGGTGGCCAGTGGAATTTCCGCCAGAGTGTAGAAGCCGAGATGGGTGGACAGGGCGATCAGCAGGCCGCGGGTGATATGGGTGGCGGGCCGGGTGAAGCGCAGGCTGGCGCGCAGGCGCGGCAGCGTTGCCAGCAGCGCGAGGATCGCGGCGGACGAAAGGGTGGCGCGCAGGAGCACGATCATCCGGCTGTCGAGACCGCCCGACAATTCGCGGACGGCAACCGACATGCCGCTGGCGGCCAGTACAGAGAACAGTATCCAGGCGATGCCGCGCAGGTTGTCGCGCGGGGCGGGGAGCATTTCCATCCGGCGGAAAGTGCTGTGGTTCGGCCGGGAAGGCAAGGGGCAAGAGCGCCGTGGCCGGGCCTTGTTACGGAACATGCGGCGGTCAGAGGGAGGCGAGCGGACCGGGGCGGAAGAGATCGTGGTAATGGCCGAGTTGCCATGAGAGGGCCAGCAGAGTGGCGATGGCGATCAGCCAGAGCGGCAGGCGGGCCGCGGGGCGCGGGGCCGCGGCCGCCAGCAGTTGCAGGGTGGCGATGACGGCGAAGGCAGAGAGAAAGCGGCCCCAGTCGCTGGCGATGGCGGCGAGGGCGCAGAGGGATGCCGCCGTCAGACCAAGGCCGGCGAGTTGTGCGGCAGTCGGGCGGGCGGCCCAGGCGGCGGGCAGCAGGGGGGCGAGGCCGAGAAACAGGATCCATGGCAACTGCCGGAAGTAGTCGGGCAGCAGCGGGGCGAGGGCGGCGCGGGCGTCGGTGACATCCTCGCCCAGAACGGAGAAGGGGCTGTTGACCGCGCAGGCAGGGGAGCGGCCGGCGCAGAGGCTTGTGACCTGTTCGGCCGTGCCGTGGTGAAGGATGACGGCGGTGGCGGCGAGAATGGTAGTGGCCAGCG of the Algicella marina genome contains:
- a CDS encoding DMT family transporter; its protein translation is MLPAPRDNLRGIAWILFSVLAASGMSVAVRELSGGLDSRMIVLLRATLSSAAILALLATLPRLRASLRFTRPATHITRGLLIALSTHLGFYTLAEIPLATAAILFFTAPIFATILAGPLLGEHVGPRRWAAVAAGFAGALIILRPGVGDLHPAMLAALGSSAFFAIALLQSRGLAEADGPFSAFTSSVIITALATLPFMSGGWGLPPTGFAWAITGLLVITGAARGIADIQAYRHGEASILGPITYLRLVLVGLAGYLFYGEIIDGPTLIGAAIIIASTLYISQRAARQAQNRRRAASAAEIVPSSR